From the Rhizorhabdus dicambivorans genome, one window contains:
- a CDS encoding cation transporter: MADSDEASGCGCTGDSARAEKDPAYRRALWIVVLLNLGFGACEIVGGFIADSQALKADSLDFIGDGTITLVGLIALGWTAAARARVALVQGIFLLTLGLGVIGVALWRALTAVPPEADLMGALGVVALIVNVTSAFVLSRFREGDANVRAVWLFSRNDALANVAVIVAAGLVAWTDSAWPDLAVASVIAVLFLHSAYEILRGARTELRELTQTA, encoded by the coding sequence ATGGCAGATTCGGATGAAGCAAGCGGCTGTGGCTGCACTGGGGACAGCGCGCGCGCGGAGAAGGATCCGGCCTACCGGCGTGCGCTCTGGATCGTCGTGCTCCTCAATCTCGGCTTCGGCGCATGCGAGATCGTCGGCGGCTTTATCGCCGACAGCCAGGCGCTCAAGGCCGACTCGCTCGATTTCATCGGCGACGGGACGATCACGCTGGTAGGCCTCATCGCGCTCGGCTGGACCGCCGCAGCGCGCGCCCGGGTCGCGCTTGTGCAGGGCATATTCCTGTTGACGCTGGGGCTTGGCGTGATCGGCGTCGCTCTTTGGCGTGCCTTGACCGCGGTCCCGCCCGAGGCCGATCTGATGGGCGCTCTCGGCGTCGTAGCACTCATCGTGAACGTGACCTCGGCATTCGTACTCTCGCGGTTTCGCGAAGGCGATGCAAATGTGCGAGCGGTCTGGCTGTTCAGCCGCAACGATGCGCTCGCCAATGTCGCGGTCATTGTGGCTGCTGGGCTTGTCGCGTGGACGGACAGCGCCTGGCCCGACCTTGCGGTTGCCTCGGTAATCGCGGTCCTCTTCCTTCACTCCGCCTATGAAATCCTCCGCGGCGCGCGTACCGAGCTGCGCGAGTTGACGCAGACGGCTTGA